In Halorussus limi, a genomic segment contains:
- a CDS encoding glycerophosphodiester phosphodiesterase encodes MQITAHRGFGDQHPENTVCAVRRASRFADAVEIDVQRCGTGELVVSHWNEVKLVTDGFGEVGDLSATELAALRVEGSDCGIPLLTEVLEVIPPAVDINVEVKETGLVADLLAALEGVENDVVVSSLHPDPLWRTRMLDESMPLAFNFDVRPDANFETATTLDCAYANPHWTLCLATDLVERAHEAGMEVHAWPVGSRSLAWALARRGVDGLITTKPL; translated from the coding sequence GTGCAGATAACTGCCCACCGAGGGTTCGGCGACCAGCACCCGGAGAACACCGTCTGTGCGGTCCGGCGCGCCTCGCGGTTCGCCGACGCGGTCGAAATCGACGTTCAACGGTGCGGAACGGGCGAACTCGTGGTCTCACACTGGAACGAGGTGAAACTCGTCACCGACGGGTTCGGCGAGGTCGGCGACCTCTCGGCGACGGAACTGGCCGCCCTCCGGGTCGAGGGGTCCGACTGCGGCATCCCCCTGTTGACCGAGGTGTTGGAGGTAATTCCGCCGGCGGTGGACATCAACGTCGAAGTCAAGGAGACCGGCTTGGTGGCCGACCTGTTGGCGGCGCTGGAGGGCGTCGAGAACGACGTCGTCGTCTCGTCGCTCCACCCCGACCCGCTCTGGCGCACCCGGATGCTCGACGAGTCGATGCCGCTGGCGTTCAACTTCGACGTGCGACCCGACGCCAACTTCGAGACCGCCACGACGCTCGACTGCGCCTACGCCAACCCCCACTGGACGCTGTGTCTCGCCACCGACCTCGTGGAGCGCGCCCACGAGGCGGGGATGGAAGTCCACGCGTGGCCGGTCGGGTCGCGGTCGCTCGCGTGGGCGCTCGCGCGGCGCGGCGTTGACGGACTCATCACGACGAAGCCGCTGTGA
- a CDS encoding sodium/proline symporter, whose translation MQGSAGGIAGDAGIWVLGTFALYLLVLLGIGLYSSRFMDSVGDYVIGGREIGPVVTGFSERASEMSGWLTLGVPSDAYTSGIMAFLNGLGMIPADLFAWAAIAKRLRKYTELVRSVTLPTFFATRLGDDTGAVKGVSAVVLMLFEGGYVGAQIVAAGTLLQILTGIEPWVGILVGGVIVIGYTFLGGYFAVAWSDYFQGAIILGAFILLPVIAFTNMGLPFDEVARVGEGSLTSITAGTAGWAAVFGVISYAAIGLGVPGNPHIMVRFMGIDRVKNVRLAALVAQLFMFVAYIGAALVGLYAIATFGEGAIQNGDKVMPMLTLDLLPGAIAGIVLAAALAAMMSSADSQLLVATSAVVEDVYHGFVNEDASEEDLVKYSRYVTFALGSASVAFAYLAKSTPIYTLVLDYAWGGLGAAIGPTVIATLWWKRVTAEGSVASMIVGASTMILWTQISTVVDLLGLSATVESSAFLSGLVGVYGLFPAFIVSAITLVAVSLYTEPPANVDDHFDVFDKPLSAVIADGGSADYATDGGERSEGPRASSDLRSDGGTGDDTSPKVVTEGDNIRAHVAASGYWDDDER comes from the coding sequence ATGCAAGGTAGCGCCGGCGGCATCGCGGGAGACGCGGGCATCTGGGTGCTGGGCACCTTCGCGCTCTATCTGTTGGTCCTGCTCGGCATCGGACTGTACTCCTCGCGGTTCATGGACTCGGTCGGCGACTACGTCATCGGCGGCCGCGAAATCGGCCCCGTCGTGACCGGGTTCTCCGAGCGCGCCTCCGAGATGAGCGGTTGGCTCACGCTCGGCGTGCCCTCCGACGCGTACACCTCCGGCATCATGGCGTTCCTGAACGGTCTCGGGATGATTCCGGCCGACCTGTTCGCGTGGGCCGCCATCGCCAAGCGCCTCCGGAAGTACACCGAACTCGTCCGGTCGGTGACGCTCCCCACGTTCTTCGCCACCCGCCTCGGCGACGACACCGGCGCGGTCAAGGGCGTCTCGGCGGTCGTCCTCATGCTGTTCGAGGGCGGCTACGTCGGCGCCCAAATCGTCGCGGCCGGGACCCTGCTCCAGATTCTGACGGGCATCGAGCCGTGGGTCGGGATTCTGGTCGGGGGCGTCATCGTCATCGGCTACACCTTCCTCGGTGGCTACTTCGCCGTGGCGTGGTCGGACTACTTCCAAGGAGCCATCATCCTCGGGGCGTTCATCCTCCTGCCGGTCATCGCGTTCACCAACATGGGCCTGCCCTTCGACGAGGTGGCCCGCGTCGGCGAGGGGAGTCTGACCAGCATCACCGCCGGAACCGCCGGGTGGGCCGCGGTCTTCGGCGTCATCAGTTACGCCGCCATCGGTCTCGGGGTGCCCGGCAACCCTCACATCATGGTCCGGTTCATGGGCATCGACCGGGTGAAGAACGTCCGCCTCGCGGCGCTGGTCGCCCAGTTGTTCATGTTCGTCGCCTACATCGGCGCGGCGCTGGTCGGTCTCTACGCCATCGCCACGTTCGGCGAAGGCGCTATCCAGAACGGCGACAAGGTCATGCCGATGCTGACCCTCGACCTGCTGCCCGGCGCGATAGCCGGCATCGTCCTCGCGGCCGCGCTCGCCGCGATGATGTCGAGCGCCGACTCCCAACTGCTAGTCGCCACCAGTGCGGTGGTGGAGGACGTGTACCACGGCTTCGTCAACGAGGACGCCAGCGAGGAGGACCTCGTGAAGTACTCCCGGTACGTCACCTTCGCGCTCGGGTCCGCGAGCGTCGCGTTCGCCTACCTCGCCAAGAGCACGCCCATCTACACGCTGGTGTTGGACTACGCGTGGGGCGGTCTCGGGGCCGCCATCGGCCCGACGGTCATCGCCACCCTCTGGTGGAAGCGCGTGACCGCCGAGGGGTCGGTCGCCAGCATGATAGTCGGCGCGTCCACGATGATTCTGTGGACCCAGATATCGACGGTCGTCGACCTGCTGGGCCTCTCGGCGACGGTCGAAAGCTCGGCGTTCCTCTCGGGTCTCGTCGGCGTCTACGGCCTTTTCCCCGCGTTCATCGTCTCGGCGATTACGCTGGTCGCGGTGTCGCTGTACACCGAACCGCCCGCGAACGTGGACGACCACTTCGACGTGTTCGACAAGCCCCTCTCGGCGGTCATCGCCGACGGCGGGTCGGCCGACTACGCGACGGACGGCGGTGAGCGGTCCGAAGGTCCGCGGGCCTCGTCGGACCTGCGGTCCGACGGCGGGACCGGCGACGACACCTCGCCGAAGGTCGTGACCGAAGGGGACAACATCCGCGCCCACGTCGCGGCGTCGGGCTACTGGGACGACGATGAGCGCTGA
- a CDS encoding penicillin acylase family protein produces MDIDTTRRALVAAIVGGGAVGGSLSPVRGYLDRFAPFSGSAWRDATDRTNRRVESPYGPATVRYDEYGTAHVESEAGGERPLYYAVGYAQAADRLFQMDLQRRVMRGELSEVVGERALDSDEFHVRMDFAGGAAANLELLSGTPTGEAVEAFAEGVNACREREELPLEFGLLDYEPDPWTPADTMLMEQQISWGLTGSFRTLRRERLARKLGEDAVKELYPFRMDHDSPIIRSDSAGGDDGGTDGARRRRRVSPSGEFEGGDLLDWLSAFESLPGVGSNSWVVSGERTESGKPIVANDPHLTLMAPPVWYEMNLRTDDVSVRGVTFPGVPFVVIGENDSGAWGFTNSGADVIDFYDYETDESGDRYRYRGEWREFETEERTIRVADGEDRTVTTRKTVHGPLLEREGQRVGVSWTGHTATRTSAAIHEYSKSGGVDDFLAATKKMDLPTQNVVYADREGNTLYYVTGKIPVRTIDAADRDSESNRQSESADDGEEVWGTRVFDGSAGEAEWEGFEPFGVSSWEGFVPFEEKPHVRDPDYLGTANQRIEDDPEHYVGEQYAVPYRGQRLYELLDARAASEKPMTPRFMRRVQRDAKSARAEQVREELVSAAEGVDDLSGTVETLRNWDARMTRDSRAALVFVKWFDQFRREAFADEFEAKGLDESYYPNDWVLATLPDDSRWFGDEGREAVMVRALRKALDGIEEGATYGDYNTTAAITHPFDQSFLNYTEYPTDGSAYTLNNYRKESAVGSSWRMVCPMAERERSVCVLPGGNSGEYFSDHYDDQLRLWADGKYKPMGRDVRGETAISFETREGDR; encoded by the coding sequence ATGGACATCGATACCACGCGACGTGCGCTCGTCGCCGCCATCGTCGGCGGCGGCGCCGTCGGCGGGTCGCTCTCGCCGGTCAGGGGGTATCTCGACCGGTTCGCGCCGTTCTCGGGGTCGGCGTGGCGGGACGCGACCGACCGAACGAACCGCCGGGTCGAGAGTCCCTACGGACCGGCGACGGTGCGCTACGACGAGTACGGGACCGCTCACGTCGAGAGCGAGGCCGGCGGTGAGCGACCGCTGTACTACGCCGTGGGCTACGCGCAAGCCGCCGACCGACTCTTCCAGATGGACCTCCAGCGCCGGGTCATGCGGGGCGAACTCTCGGAGGTGGTCGGCGAGCGCGCTCTCGACTCCGACGAGTTCCACGTGCGGATGGACTTCGCTGGCGGCGCGGCGGCCAACCTCGAACTCCTCTCGGGGACGCCGACCGGCGAGGCGGTCGAGGCGTTCGCCGAGGGCGTCAACGCCTGCCGGGAGCGCGAGGAGTTGCCCCTGGAGTTCGGACTGCTCGACTACGAACCCGACCCGTGGACCCCCGCCGACACGATGCTGATGGAACAGCAGATTTCGTGGGGACTGACCGGGAGTTTCCGGACGCTCCGGCGCGAGCGACTCGCCCGGAAACTGGGCGAGGACGCGGTGAAGGAACTCTACCCCTTCCGGATGGACCACGACTCGCCCATCATCAGGTCGGACTCGGCCGGAGGGGACGACGGCGGGACCGACGGCGCGCGGCGTCGCCGTCGGGTCTCGCCGTCGGGCGAGTTCGAGGGCGGCGACCTGCTCGACTGGCTCTCGGCGTTCGAGTCGCTGCCCGGCGTCGGGTCGAACAGTTGGGTCGTCTCGGGCGAGCGGACCGAGAGCGGGAAGCCCATCGTGGCCAACGACCCGCACCTCACGCTGATGGCGCCGCCGGTCTGGTACGAGATGAACCTCCGGACCGACGACGTGAGCGTCCGGGGCGTGACGTTCCCGGGCGTCCCGTTCGTGGTCATCGGCGAGAACGACTCGGGCGCGTGGGGGTTCACCAACAGCGGGGCGGACGTCATCGACTTCTACGACTACGAGACCGACGAGTCGGGCGACCGGTACCGGTATCGCGGCGAGTGGCGCGAGTTCGAGACCGAGGAGCGGACGATTCGGGTGGCCGACGGCGAGGACCGGACGGTCACGACCCGCAAGACGGTCCACGGTCCGCTCCTCGAACGCGAGGGCCAGCGAGTCGGCGTCTCGTGGACCGGCCACACCGCGACCCGGACTTCGGCGGCGATTCACGAGTACAGCAAATCCGGGGGCGTGGACGACTTCCTCGCGGCGACGAAGAAGATGGATCTGCCGACCCAGAACGTCGTCTACGCCGACCGCGAGGGGAACACGCTCTACTACGTCACGGGTAAGATTCCGGTTCGCACGATAGACGCCGCCGACCGAGACTCGGAGAGTAACCGGCAGTCGGAGAGCGCCGACGACGGCGAGGAGGTCTGGGGCACGCGAGTCTTCGACGGGTCGGCGGGCGAGGCCGAGTGGGAGGGCTTCGAACCGTTCGGCGTCTCGTCGTGGGAGGGGTTCGTCCCGTTCGAGGAGAAACCCCACGTCCGCGACCCCGACTACCTCGGCACCGCGAACCAGCGCATCGAGGACGACCCCGAACACTACGTCGGCGAGCAGTACGCCGTGCCCTACCGGGGCCAGCGCCTCTACGAACTGCTCGACGCCCGGGCCGCCTCCGAGAAACCGATGACGCCCCGGTTCATGCGCAGGGTTCAACGCGACGCGAAGTCCGCGCGCGCCGAGCAGGTGCGCGAGGAACTCGTTTCGGCCGCAGAAGGCGTAGACGACCTCTCGGGGACGGTCGAGACCCTCCGGAACTGGGACGCCCGCATGACCCGGGACTCCCGGGCGGCGCTCGTCTTCGTGAAGTGGTTCGACCAGTTCCGCCGGGAGGCGTTCGCCGACGAGTTCGAGGCGAAGGGTCTCGACGAGTCGTACTACCCGAACGACTGGGTGCTGGCGACCCTGCCCGACGACAGCAGGTGGTTCGGCGACGAGGGACGCGAGGCCGTGATGGTCCGGGCGCTCCGGAAGGCGCTCGACGGAATCGAGGAGGGCGCGACCTACGGCGATTACAACACCACCGCGGCCATCACCCACCCGTTCGACCAGTCGTTCCTCAACTACACCGAGTACCCGACCGACGGGTCGGCCTACACGCTGAACAACTACCGGAAGGAGTCGGCGGTCGGGAGCAGTTGGCGCATGGTCTGTCCGATGGCCGAGCGAGAGCGGTCGGTCTGCGTCCTGCCGGGCGGCAACTCCGGGGAGTACTTCTCGGACCACTACGACGACCAACTCCGACTCTGGGCCGACGGGAAGTACAAGCCGATGGGTCGAGACGTCCGCGGCGAGACGGCCATCTCCTTCGAGACGCGGGAGGGCGACCGATGA